In Deinococcus puniceus, one genomic interval encodes:
- the lepB gene encoding signal peptidase I — protein MARVTPPSSTRTGAEMSAAGLRAFVRIWVLGALLPVYLLTTFVGTFARVDGESMEPTLTSGDLLLLLKYPRWLHAWGLPTPYPRRGDLLIFKAPPDSPYSFETVWGVQHRPYNVKRVVALPGDSVAIRDGTLVVNGRALAESYASEGFIGDQNAQTLPPGKLWVMGDNRRIGASLDSRAYGLVDLKDVAGPANFRLWPKPGLVGR, from the coding sequence ATGGCCCGTGTGACGCCCCCTTCTTCCACTCGCACTGGTGCTGAAATGAGTGCTGCCGGGCTGCGGGCCTTTGTCCGAATCTGGGTGTTAGGGGCGCTGCTTCCGGTCTACCTGCTGACCACCTTTGTGGGCACTTTTGCCCGCGTAGACGGCGAGAGCATGGAACCCACCCTGACCAGCGGCGATCTGCTGCTGCTGCTGAAATACCCGCGCTGGCTGCATGCTTGGGGCCTGCCCACGCCCTACCCACGCCGGGGCGATCTGCTCATTTTCAAAGCGCCCCCTGACAGCCCCTATTCCTTCGAGACCGTGTGGGGCGTGCAGCACCGCCCCTACAATGTGAAACGGGTGGTGGCCCTGCCGGGCGACAGCGTGGCGATTCGGGACGGGACATTGGTGGTCAATGGCCGCGCCTTGGCCGAAAGCTACGCCAGCGAAGGCTTTATCGGCGATCAGAACGCCCAAACGCTACCCCCCGGCAAACTGTGGGTCATGGGCGACAACCGCCGCATCGGGGCCAGCCTAGACTCCCGCGCTTATGGGCTAGTTGACCTAAAAGATGTGGCAGGGCCAGCCAATTTTAGGCTGTGGCCGAAGCCGGGGCTGGTAGGGCGCTGA
- a CDS encoding ABC transporter substrate-binding protein → MRIHPPLSRTLLTSLLIAVVPALIAPAQARTLAEIRASGVLRLATSADFEPFNFMQGGAPAGFEVDLGEAVARDMGLKVVWVVRPFDGLLRDVNDRSDQIDAVLASHAITSTRAQTVDFSRPTYCTGGVILTRKGGPVTSKALAGKNLGAEAGSTYFGFLRKLTFEKTIQVYPNSTAVLQAVATGQVDAIATDRFAALDAVKTFSKANLVIGETLWKEQVAIVVRKGNTELRQALNASLNKLDINGTHTQLGRKYFGVDVGC, encoded by the coding sequence ATGCGAATCCATCCACCTCTCTCCAGAACCCTGCTCACCAGTCTGCTTATCGCTGTCGTGCCCGCCCTGATCGCGCCTGCACAGGCCCGCACTCTGGCTGAGATCAGGGCCAGCGGCGTGCTGCGCCTTGCCACCAGCGCCGACTTCGAACCCTTCAATTTTATGCAGGGCGGTGCGCCCGCCGGGTTCGAAGTGGATCTGGGCGAGGCGGTGGCCCGCGATATGGGCCTGAAAGTGGTCTGGGTGGTGCGCCCCTTTGACGGCCTGCTGCGCGACGTGAACGACAGAAGTGACCAGATCGACGCGGTACTGGCCTCGCACGCCATCACCAGTACGCGGGCGCAGACGGTGGACTTTTCGCGGCCCACCTACTGCACGGGCGGCGTGATCCTGACCCGCAAGGGCGGCCCTGTGACCAGCAAAGCTCTGGCAGGCAAAAACCTCGGCGCAGAGGCGGGTAGCACCTACTTCGGCTTCTTGCGGAAACTGACTTTTGAAAAGACCATTCAGGTCTACCCCAACAGTACGGCGGTGCTTCAGGCCGTCGCCACTGGGCAGGTAGACGCCATCGCCACCGACAGATTCGCCGCGCTGGACGCCGTGAAGACCTTCAGCAAGGCCAATCTGGTCATCGGGGAAACCCTGTGGAAAGAGCAGGTGGCGATTGTGGTTCGCAAAGGCAATACCGAACTGCGTCAGGCACTCAACGCCTCGCTGAACAAGCTGGACATCAACGGCACGCACACGCAACTGGGCCGCAAATACTTCGGTGTGGATGTGGGCTGCTAG
- the mnmE gene encoding tRNA uridine-5-carboxymethylaminomethyl(34) synthesis GTPase MnmE, which produces MALSRRANPASLPRVTSRSGLTDTIAAIATAPGSAGVGIVRVSGPNALAVADGAFVGKRRPSRTAGGRFLFGQLVGADGEILDEGLCLIFRGGRSYTGEDVAEFQTHGSPAVLARVLARALELGARPARPGEFTLRAYLAGRLDLAQAEAVLGLVEAQTDAARRQASLGLSGALGARVTRIAANITRTLAAIQAMLDYPEEGVPDEDRAAPLAAAEADLTALVQSARAGQISARGARLALIGRPNAGKSSLLNALLGYERSIVTPIAGTTRDYLEAGLELAGVPVTLIDTAGLRDTADEIEAAGVRQAHALAERADLVLALEDGSEPREALPADLPHGARVLRVQTKADLPTAWTDPVVLRVSAVTGAGLPELRDAVHAALIGDAARGEAWLTTERQADAARRALEHVQAAVHLPDDLAGYELEEALRALSDLTGRDVQEDVVDAVFRNFCVGK; this is translated from the coding sequence ATGGCCCTATCTCGCCGCGCCAACCCTGCTAGCCTGCCCCGCGTGACTTCCCGTTCTGGATTGACCGACACCATCGCCGCCATAGCCACCGCCCCCGGCAGCGCGGGCGTGGGCATCGTGCGGGTCAGTGGGCCGAATGCTCTGGCGGTGGCCGACGGCGCGTTTGTGGGCAAGCGGCGGCCTTCTCGCACGGCGGGCGGGCGCTTCCTGTTCGGGCAGTTGGTGGGCGCAGACGGCGAGATTTTGGATGAAGGCCTGTGCCTGATTTTCCGGGGCGGGCGCAGCTATACCGGCGAGGATGTGGCCGAATTTCAGACGCACGGCAGCCCGGCGGTGTTGGCGCGGGTGCTGGCGCGGGCGCTGGAATTGGGCGCACGGCCCGCCCGCCCCGGCGAATTTACTTTGCGGGCCTACCTTGCCGGACGGCTGGACTTGGCGCAGGCTGAAGCTGTGCTGGGGCTGGTGGAAGCCCAAACCGACGCGGCCCGCAGGCAGGCCAGTTTGGGGCTGTCAGGGGCGTTGGGGGCGCGGGTCACGCGGATTGCCGCCAACATCACGCGCACGCTGGCGGCGATTCAGGCCATGCTGGATTACCCCGAAGAAGGCGTGCCCGACGAAGACCGCGCCGCGCCGCTGGCTGCCGCCGAAGCCGACTTGACGGCGCTGGTGCAGAGTGCGAGGGCAGGCCAAATCTCGGCACGCGGCGCACGGCTGGCCCTGATCGGACGGCCCAACGCGGGCAAAAGCAGCCTGCTGAACGCCCTCTTAGGCTACGAGCGCTCTATCGTGACGCCAATTGCCGGAACCACCCGCGACTACTTGGAAGCGGGGTTGGAACTGGCGGGCGTGCCCGTGACCCTCATCGATACGGCGGGATTACGCGACACCGCCGACGAAATAGAAGCAGCGGGCGTGCGGCAGGCGCATGCTTTAGCCGAACGCGCCGACTTGGTGCTGGCCTTGGAGGACGGCAGCGAACCCCGCGAAGCCTTGCCCGCCGACTTGCCACACGGAGCGCGGGTGCTGCGGGTGCAAACCAAAGCCGACTTGCCCACTGCATGGACTGACCCAGTTGTGTTGCGCGTGAGTGCCGTGACGGGTGCGGGCCTGCCCGAACTGCGCGACGCCGTACACGCCGCCCTGATCGGAGACGCTGCGCGCGGGGAGGCGTGGCTGACCACCGAACGCCAAGCCGACGCCGCCCGCCGCGCCCTAGAACATGTGCAGGCCGCCGTCCATCTGCCCGACGACTTGGCCGGATATGAGTTGGAGGAAGCCTTGCGTGCCCTCTCCGATCTGACTGGGCGCGACGTACAGGAAGACGTGGTGGACGCGGTGTTTCGGAACTTTTGTGTGGGGAAGTGA
- a CDS encoding vanadium-dependent haloperoxidase — MAPPSRTFLASAAHPTVQRRLSRVPAGTPTTPSASRVREINAETLALIQSRKLNPVRAARALALILVTVSDAHTIVAASGRALNTDAVAEVAAQRVQRYLFPQDSVALDQALKVRLASLPHGADELAAAGVIADCVLLFARNDHADRPVTPRAPATAAGKWQALAGQKAMEQNWGWVTPVGTSAATLPQVTPPPAWNDPAFADSRADFAALQTRLTDADRALAVYWAAGAGTVTPAGMWLEQAAALSRQHGLNGPETAHALALTAIATHNAFIACWRAKFQYVVARPQNWMSGPEGIQAGWKPVIVTPPFPSYPSGHASVSGAAARVLSAFFPAEAAKLTQAAQDAAYSRVVGGIHWAIDGAAGLDMGARVADAVLAGE, encoded by the coding sequence ATGGCCCCGCCCAGCCGCACCTTTTTGGCCTCCGCCGCGCATCCCACCGTTCAGCGCCGCCTCAGCCGTGTGCCCGCCGGAACGCCTACCACCCCCAGTGCCAGCCGAGTGCGCGAAATCAATGCCGAAACCTTGGCCCTGATTCAGTCTCGCAAGCTGAACCCGGTGCGGGCGGCGCGGGCCTTGGCCCTGATTCTGGTCACGGTCAGCGACGCGCATACCATCGTGGCTGCCTCTGGCCGCGCCCTGAACACCGACGCGGTGGCTGAAGTGGCCGCCCAGCGCGTGCAAAGGTACCTGTTTCCGCAAGATTCGGTGGCGCTGGATCAGGCCCTGAAAGTGCGGCTGGCGTCGCTGCCACACGGGGCCGACGAGTTGGCGGCGGCAGGCGTGATTGCAGACTGTGTGCTGCTGTTCGCTCGGAATGACCACGCGGATCGTCCCGTCACCCCCCGCGCACCCGCCACCGCAGCGGGCAAATGGCAGGCTCTGGCCGGACAAAAGGCGATGGAGCAGAACTGGGGCTGGGTCACTCCGGTTGGAACGAGCGCCGCTACGTTGCCGCAGGTCACGCCGCCGCCCGCGTGGAACGACCCTGCTTTTGCCGATTCCCGCGCCGACTTTGCCGCCCTGCAAACCCGCCTGACCGACGCAGACCGCGCTCTGGCCGTGTACTGGGCCGCCGGAGCAGGCACCGTGACCCCAGCGGGCATGTGGCTGGAGCAGGCCGCCGCCCTGAGCCGCCAGCACGGCCTCAACGGCCCCGAAACCGCCCATGCCTTGGCCCTCACTGCCATCGCCACCCACAACGCCTTTATCGCGTGCTGGAGGGCCAAATTTCAGTATGTCGTGGCCCGTCCCCAAAACTGGATGTCGGGGCCAGAAGGCATTCAGGCGGGCTGGAAACCGGTCATCGTCACGCCGCCGTTTCCTTCGTATCCCAGCGGGCACGCTTCTGTCAGCGGGGCAGCGGCGCGGGTGCTGTCGGCGTTCTTCCCGGCAGAGGCGGCCAAGTTGACCCAAGCTGCACAGGACGCCGCTTACAGCCGGGTGGTGGGCGGGATTCACTGGGCCATAGACGGCGCGGCAGGGCTGGACATGGGCGCACGGGTGGCCGACGCGGTGTTGGCCGGAGAGTAG
- a CDS encoding GNAT family N-acetyltransferase yields MIRPMQITDTPDVLALLNWMDDAPHREVFAPDARTADELHLECEDSTCLVDTDDEGNVLGYCAVSPFRDGVVIEGPVSEGGHTAALLNRAVAHAEGLPVYAFCALDNAPVREALEVAGLTPMHTTDFFSAPLHRLTPAARAPDGHTISRHLPQAEYMALYRASEDGWAGRLDWTPEEYHAHFHRDDVRLIALMKEGRPVGFAELELNTEATRADLTYLAVHPAERGQGYGRTLLALAAAEADTHPALRTLRARAHDHARAARALYTRAGLTPCRSIVTYLKDSEEEA; encoded by the coding sequence ATGATTCGCCCCATGCAGATCACCGATACGCCCGATGTGCTTGCGCTGCTGAACTGGATGGACGACGCGCCGCACCGCGAAGTGTTTGCCCCCGACGCCCGCACCGCCGACGAACTGCACCTCGAATGCGAAGACAGTACGTGCTTGGTGGATACCGACGACGAGGGCAACGTGCTGGGCTACTGCGCGGTGTCGCCCTTCCGAGATGGGGTAGTCATAGAAGGCCCGGTGTCGGAGGGCGGGCACACGGCGGCCCTACTGAACCGCGCTGTGGCCCACGCTGAAGGCTTACCCGTGTACGCCTTTTGCGCCCTCGACAACGCCCCTGTGCGGGAAGCCTTAGAGGTGGCGGGCCTGACGCCCATGCATACCACCGACTTTTTTTCTGCGCCGCTGCACCGCCTGACGCCTGCGGCCCGCGCCCCCGATGGGCACACCATTTCGCGCCATTTGCCCCAAGCCGAGTACATGGCCCTGTACCGCGCCAGCGAAGACGGCTGGGCCGGAAGATTGGACTGGACACCAGAGGAATATCATGCCCATTTTCACCGAGACGATGTACGCCTAATTGCCCTGATGAAAGAAGGCCGCCCGGTGGGATTTGCCGAACTGGAACTGAATACGGAAGCCACCCGCGCTGACCTGACCTACCTCGCCGTGCATCCCGCTGAGCGCGGCCAAGGCTACGGGCGCACGCTGCTGGCCCTCGCCGCCGCCGAAGCCGACACCCATCCGGCCCTGCGTACCCTCCGCGCCCGCGCCCACGACCATGCCCGCGCCGCCCGCGCCCTGTACACCCGCGCAGGCCTAACGCCTTGCCGCAGCATCGTCACCTACCTCAAGGACTCGGAAGAAGAAGCCTGA
- a CDS encoding DUF4258 domain-containing protein, protein MDAKPVGSSVPSSASQEVQGGIDLLALRAQLARAEKAARRAPTPIPVRPAQMNAKPVKPQREVDLAGVATDDFSLARAHAKLREAVYEGQYHVCAHAIGHARAEGFLEHDIMQVLLAGRVRAVYPEDRRWLVCGYFEACGVALPLHVVVQHPYGRSSRQGRPDDAVLDIVTAFVPKHPHHIISRARLAVMLRYDDEQIRSRTAQVGNRAGHRSKGKWKRSA, encoded by the coding sequence ATGGATGCAAAGCCTGTGGGAAGCTCTGTTCCGTCTTCAGCTTCTCAGGAAGTGCAGGGCGGCATAGACCTTCTGGCCCTGCGTGCCCAACTGGCCCGCGCCGAAAAAGCCGCCCGCCGTGCGCCCACGCCCATTCCGGTGCGGCCCGCCCAGATGAATGCCAAGCCCGTGAAGCCTCAGCGCGAGGTGGACTTGGCAGGCGTCGCCACCGATGACTTTTCGTTGGCCCGCGCTCACGCCAAGCTGCGTGAAGCCGTGTACGAGGGCCAGTACCACGTGTGCGCCCACGCCATCGGACACGCCCGCGCGGAAGGGTTTTTGGAGCACGACATCATGCAGGTGCTGTTGGCGGGGCGCGTGCGGGCCGTGTACCCCGAAGACCGCCGCTGGCTGGTGTGCGGTTACTTCGAGGCGTGCGGCGTGGCCCTGCCGCTGCATGTGGTGGTGCAGCATCCGTATGGCCGCAGCAGTAGACAGGGCAGGCCAGACGATGCCGTGCTGGACATCGTGACGGCCTTCGTGCCCAAGCACCCGCACCACATCATCAGCCGCGCCCGCTTGGCCGTGATGCTGCGCTACGACGACGAACAGATTCGCAGCCGCACCGCACAGGTCGGCAACCGCGCAGGCCACCGCAGCAAGGGGAAGTGGAAACGGAGCGCCTAG
- a CDS encoding FKBP-type peptidyl-prolyl cis-trans isomerase, which yields MTAQELIVDKYEEGAGTPAQPGKMVRVHYTGTLENGQKFDSSRDRGEPIEFPLGVGYVIAGWDQGIAQLRVGDKARLTIPAHLGYGDAGVPGVIPGGATLVFDVELVDVR from the coding sequence ATGACGGCTCAGGAATTGATTGTGGACAAGTACGAAGAGGGCGCAGGCACGCCCGCCCAGCCCGGCAAAATGGTGCGCGTTCACTATACGGGCACGCTGGAAAACGGCCAAAAGTTCGATTCTTCTCGTGACCGGGGCGAGCCGATAGAGTTCCCGCTGGGCGTGGGCTACGTGATCGCCGGATGGGATCAGGGCATTGCCCAACTGCGCGTGGGCGACAAGGCCCGCTTGACCATCCCCGCCCACCTCGGCTACGGCGACGCGGGCGTTCCCGGCGTGATTCCCGGCGGCGCGACGCTGGTCTTCGATGTAGAACTCGTGGACGTGCGCTGA
- a CDS encoding DUF305 domain-containing protein translates to MTRRRPSISPAVLAASALVVAALLAAFLLLAPRLAKPGESSTETRFVREMIQHHAQAVDMATRIRDRSTDRTLRSLALDIQLSQQEQIGQMRGWLTLWGLPWGGAGMSSEHAAMMGMATPTELGKLDSGSPVQAEREFLQLMIRHHQGAVAMVEPVLTERVRPEVLTLARQIAATQGAEIRTMTELLQARGAEPLPALASATSDHDHAAGTPAEHDHPEEAAPAHDHGE, encoded by the coding sequence ATGACCCGCCGCCGCCCGTCTATTTCTCCCGCTGTGCTGGCCGCCTCCGCGCTGGTGGTAGCCGCGCTCTTGGCCGCGTTTTTGCTGCTGGCCCCCCGACTCGCCAAGCCGGGTGAATCCAGCACCGAGACCCGTTTTGTGCGCGAAATGATCCAGCATCACGCGCAGGCCGTAGACATGGCGACCCGCATTCGTGACCGCAGCACAGACCGCACCTTGCGTTCGCTGGCGCTGGATATTCAGCTCTCTCAGCAAGAGCAGATTGGGCAGATGCGGGGCTGGCTGACGCTGTGGGGCCTGCCGTGGGGCGGCGCGGGCATGAGTTCGGAACACGCCGCGATGATGGGCATGGCGACGCCTACAGAACTGGGCAAGCTAGATTCCGGCAGCCCTGTACAGGCCGAACGGGAATTTTTACAGCTGATGATTCGGCACCATCAGGGCGCGGTGGCGATGGTGGAACCCGTGCTGACCGAGCGGGTGCGCCCCGAAGTGCTGACCTTGGCCCGCCAGATCGCTGCCACGCAGGGCGCAGAAATCCGCACCATGACCGAATTGTTGCAGGCCAGAGGTGCGGAGCCTTTGCCCGCGCTGGCGTCGGCCACCTCAGACCATGACCACGCCGCAGGCACGCCCGCAGAGCATGATCACCCGGAGGAAGCGGCCCCAGCGCACGATCACGGAGAGTAG